One region of Natronolimnobius baerhuensis genomic DNA includes:
- a CDS encoding MBL fold metallo-hydrolase: protein MSNNDIEPATLAQRLDDKDDLFLLDVRNEADYEEWQIEDSTNIPIYDELLEHDFSTLESRLEDLPSKQEIVTICVAGITSARAAEFLRDQGFDAKSVDDGMNGWGRVHRQYDVDATDGVVQIVRPGTGCVSYLVFDAGEAVVVDPSQYIDQYLNAADERDLEITGVIDTHAHADHVSGARRLAGELDVPYYLHGDDAGDLEHLSQLADGDSISVGERSLEVQHTPGHTPGSVSLQFGNALLSGDTLFLRSVGRPDLEDGDEDAIRTAANDLFASLEWVTELPDETVVLPGHFSDESVRPVTTDLGELRAETTNELLSYVADGDEESFVETIVDSLADEPANYNEIKQINWGKTQPGGDVEELELGPNNCAAN, encoded by the coding sequence ATGAGCAATAACGACATCGAGCCAGCGACCCTCGCACAGCGTCTCGACGACAAGGATGACCTGTTTCTCCTCGACGTCCGCAACGAAGCCGACTACGAGGAGTGGCAGATCGAGGACAGCACCAACATCCCCATCTACGACGAACTCCTCGAGCACGACTTCTCGACGCTCGAGTCCCGACTCGAGGACCTCCCCTCGAAGCAAGAAATCGTCACGATCTGTGTCGCCGGGATCACGTCCGCGCGTGCCGCCGAGTTCCTTCGCGATCAGGGCTTCGACGCGAAGTCGGTCGATGATGGCATGAATGGGTGGGGGCGCGTCCATCGCCAGTACGACGTCGATGCGACTGACGGCGTCGTTCAGATCGTCCGCCCGGGAACTGGCTGTGTCTCGTATCTCGTCTTCGATGCCGGCGAGGCCGTCGTCGTCGATCCGAGCCAGTACATCGACCAGTACCTGAACGCGGCCGACGAGCGTGACCTCGAGATTACGGGCGTGATCGACACCCACGCCCACGCGGACCACGTCTCAGGCGCGCGACGACTCGCTGGTGAACTCGACGTGCCGTATTACCTCCACGGCGATGACGCTGGCGACCTCGAACACCTTTCCCAACTCGCGGATGGAGACTCGATTTCGGTCGGCGAGCGCTCACTCGAGGTCCAGCATACACCGGGACACACGCCGGGCAGCGTCTCGCTTCAGTTCGGCAATGCACTGCTGTCGGGCGACACCCTCTTTCTGCGTAGCGTCGGCCGACCCGATCTCGAGGACGGCGACGAAGACGCAATCCGAACGGCTGCGAACGACCTCTTCGCCAGCCTCGAGTGGGTGACGGAACTTCCGGACGAGACCGTCGTGCTCCCCGGTCACTTTAGCGACGAGTCGGTCCGACCGGTTACGACCGACCTCGGGGAGTTGCGAGCGGAAACGACCAACGAACTGCTGAGTTATGTCGCAGACGGCGACGAGGAGTCGTTCGTCGAGACCATTGTCGACAGTCTGGCCGACGAACCGGCGAACTACAACGAGATCAAGCAGATCAACTGGGGGAAGACCCAGCCCGGCGGCGACGTCGAAGAACTCGAGTTGGGACCGAACAACTGCGCTGCGAACTGA
- the bioD gene encoding dethiobiotin synthase, with translation MAESNGEHSSDAISPVAVVGTGTGVGKTVLTAALTRHARALGLDARAIKPAQTGHPPDDDAAFVAEACGDSDAATCSRYLEPALAPRVAAEIADEQLSYEEILAACRDECERAERAFVEGIGGLRVPLAGDREVIDLVSDLEASAVVVTRSGLGTLNHTALTVDALERRGIDVVGLVCNEYVGDTLAERTNPAEIERMTGYSVETVPPLEGNPETLSDGVVEALSSEFLERVAGVSD, from the coding sequence ATGGCAGAGAGCAACGGCGAACACTCGAGCGACGCCATTTCACCGGTCGCCGTCGTCGGAACCGGAACCGGCGTCGGCAAAACCGTTCTGACTGCGGCGCTCACGCGACACGCTCGAGCACTGGGACTCGACGCTCGAGCGATCAAACCCGCCCAGACGGGTCACCCGCCTGACGACGATGCGGCGTTCGTCGCCGAGGCCTGTGGCGACAGCGACGCGGCGACGTGTTCACGGTATCTCGAGCCGGCGCTCGCGCCTCGCGTCGCAGCTGAGATTGCCGACGAACAGCTCTCCTACGAGGAAATACTGGCAGCCTGCCGGGACGAGTGTGAGCGGGCTGAACGCGCGTTCGTCGAAGGAATCGGCGGCCTCCGTGTTCCACTCGCCGGCGACCGCGAGGTAATCGACCTCGTTTCCGACCTCGAGGCCAGCGCCGTCGTCGTCACTCGTTCGGGACTGGGCACGCTCAATCACACCGCGCTCACGGTCGACGCGCTCGAGCGCCGCGGCATCGACGTTGTCGGCCTCGTCTGTAACGAGTACGTAGGCGACACGCTCGCGGAGCGGACGAATCCCGCCGAAATCGAGCGCATGACTGGCTATTCTGTTGAGACGGTGCCGCCACTCGAGGGTAATCCAGAAACGCTTTCGGACGGGGTTGTTGAGGCCCTCTCGAGTGAGTTCCTCGAGCGAGTTGCGGGTGTCTCCGACTGA
- a CDS encoding aminotransferase class I/II-fold pyridoxal phosphate-dependent enzyme, translating into MEDRGFDLENRRSTLEERELKRTLSPVDRVAERGYFAAASGSELPVLDADEALVFGSNNYLGLTADQRVQDAARQAAATVGTGAGASRLVTGDTMVHRDLERLLAETKSAERALAFPSGYAANVGTITALEPDVIFSDELNHASLIDGCRLSNAEAVVYEHRNVPDLRSKLEARSESASEADESWLIVTDTVFSMDGTVAPLVSICDLAEEFGAWVMVDEAHATGLYVDGGGVVQAEGLEDRVQIQMGTLSKALASQGGYVAGSNALIECLVNDARSFVFSTGLTPPAAATASEALHLARHTDARERLWENVSHLRDGLETMGFDVPGDSQILPVIVGERTGALALAAGLRERGIVAPAIRPPSVPEGTSRLRVTPLATHDQADIVACLEAFRTVGDELGLL; encoded by the coding sequence ATGGAAGATCGCGGGTTCGACCTCGAGAATCGGCGCTCCACGCTCGAGGAACGCGAACTGAAACGAACGCTGTCGCCCGTCGACCGGGTTGCCGAGCGAGGCTACTTCGCTGCGGCCTCTGGGAGCGAGTTACCGGTTCTCGACGCCGATGAGGCGCTGGTGTTCGGTTCGAACAACTATTTGGGGCTGACGGCCGACCAGCGCGTCCAGGATGCGGCCAGACAGGCGGCTGCCACCGTCGGTACAGGCGCGGGTGCGAGCCGTCTCGTCACCGGCGATACGATGGTTCATCGCGACCTCGAGCGCCTGCTCGCCGAGACGAAATCGGCCGAGCGCGCGCTGGCGTTTCCCTCGGGATACGCAGCCAACGTGGGAACGATTACAGCTCTCGAGCCCGACGTTATCTTCTCGGATGAACTGAATCACGCGAGTCTGATCGATGGCTGTCGACTCTCGAACGCAGAAGCGGTCGTCTACGAGCACCGCAACGTTCCCGACCTTCGCTCAAAACTCGAGGCGCGTTCCGAGAGCGCGTCCGAGGCGGACGAATCCTGGCTCATCGTCACCGATACCGTCTTCAGCATGGATGGCACCGTTGCCCCACTTGTTTCGATCTGTGACCTCGCCGAGGAGTTCGGTGCCTGGGTCATGGTCGACGAGGCCCACGCGACCGGGCTCTACGTCGACGGCGGTGGCGTCGTCCAGGCCGAAGGCCTCGAGGATCGCGTCCAGATCCAGATGGGGACACTCTCGAAGGCACTCGCCAGTCAGGGTGGCTACGTCGCCGGGAGTAACGCCTTGATCGAGTGTCTGGTAAACGACGCCCGCTCGTTCGTCTTTTCGACCGGGCTCACGCCGCCGGCCGCCGCGACAGCCAGCGAGGCGTTACACCTCGCGCGACATACCGACGCCCGCGAACGTCTCTGGGAGAACGTCAGCCACCTCCGGGACGGCCTCGAGACGATGGGGTTCGACGTGCCCGGTGATTCCCAGATTCTGCCGGTGATCGTTGGTGAGCGCACTGGCGCGCTCGCACTCGCCGCGGGGCTGCGCGAACGCGGTATCGTCGCCCCCGCGATTCGCCCGCCATCTGTTCCGGAGGGCACAAGTCGCCTTCGCGTGACGCCGCTTGCGACACACGATCAAGCAGATATCGTAGCCTGCCTCGAGGCGTTTCGAACGGTTGGGGACGAACTCGGACTGCTATAA
- the trxA gene encoding thioredoxin yields MSDSQDERQRIREQKERKLRARLENGTLDDGNSNDGNRQTPAEPIQITGQAHLEEVVSTDDVVLVDCYADWCGPCQMLEPTLEALAAETEAAVAKVDVDAHQRLAQQLGARSVPTLVLYADGEPVERMVGAQDRTTLERLIATHS; encoded by the coding sequence ATGAGCGATTCACAGGACGAACGTCAACGCATTCGCGAGCAGAAAGAACGGAAACTTCGAGCGCGCCTCGAGAACGGAACACTCGATGACGGCAACAGTAACGATGGCAACAGACAGACCCCAGCGGAACCAATCCAGATCACTGGCCAAGCCCATCTCGAGGAGGTTGTCTCGACCGACGACGTCGTCCTCGTCGATTGCTACGCCGACTGGTGTGGCCCCTGCCAGATGCTCGAGCCGACACTCGAGGCGCTGGCGGCGGAAACCGAAGCCGCAGTCGCGAAAGTCGACGTGGACGCCCACCAGCGATTGGCCCAACAACTCGGCGCACGCAGCGTCCCGACACTGGTGCTCTACGCTGACGGCGAGCCGGTCGAACGCATGGTCGGTGCACAGGACCGGACAACGCTCGAGCGCTTGATCGCCACGCACAGCTAA
- a CDS encoding AbrB/MazE/SpoVT family DNA-binding domain-containing protein encodes MSDVALDDRGRLTLPKEVRERYGDRYHVVQLSDGVKLVPVADDPLEALRDEFEDVEKSADELREEARNAALDGAG; translated from the coding sequence ATGTCAGACGTAGCGCTTGACGACCGTGGCCGTCTCACGCTCCCGAAGGAGGTCCGAGAGCGATACGGGGACCGATATCACGTCGTTCAACTTTCCGACGGTGTTAAATTGGTTCCCGTCGCCGACGACCCACTCGAGGCCCTTAGGGACGAATTCGAGGACGTCGAAAAATCGGCAGACGAACTCCGTGAAGAGGCGCGCAATGCAGCGCTCGATGGGGCCGGATGA
- a CDS encoding type II toxin-antitoxin system VapC family toxin, which produces MYAETDFLLALIKDDDWLGEAAESAYREHRDELWTSQFTLIELLMVAYREERDTERVVSNAANLVEVRGDVETVVTAATYVEDHGFTPFDALHLVESNGDTIVSSDDTYADVTSRLDLKSVTEE; this is translated from the coding sequence ATGTATGCGGAAACCGACTTCCTTCTCGCACTGATTAAGGACGATGACTGGCTCGGCGAGGCTGCCGAGTCGGCATACCGGGAACACCGTGACGAGTTGTGGACATCACAGTTCACGCTCATCGAACTCCTGATGGTCGCCTACCGGGAGGAACGTGATACCGAACGCGTTGTTTCGAACGCCGCCAACCTCGTCGAGGTACGCGGTGACGTGGAGACGGTCGTTACGGCGGCGACGTACGTGGAAGACCACGGGTTTACACCGTTCGACGCACTTCATCTCGTGGAATCGAACGGCGACACCATTGTCTCGAGCGACGACACGTATGCAGATGTTACGTCCCGTCTCGACCTGAAGTCGGTCACCGAGGAGTGA
- a CDS encoding replication factor C large subunit yields the protein MSDWTETYRPTTLSEVRGNNKARDKLEEWAQTWDDHEDAVIVHGSPGVGKTSAAHALANDMGWPVMELNASDDRQADVIERVAGEAAKSGTLTAGGAGRRLVILDEADNFHGNADYGGSREVTRVVKDANQPIVLVANEFYDMSKSLRNNCETIEFRDVSKRSIVPVLRDICRREGIEYEDAALEKIADATSGDLRSAVNDLQAVADDAERLTVEDVVTGDRDTTEGIFEFLDTVIKNEDAQGALHASYDVDENPDEMLNWIEDNVPKDYHGAELADAYGYLANADRWLGRVRSSQNYSYWRYATDNMTAGVAASRREPKGGWTRYGPPSYWSKLGRSKGTRNTRDGIAERIAEREGTSVATARREILPYLSAMTHHCKNRELTLQMAATYDLDESEVSFITGSGKDTNKVQSIVADAEEKQAELAVEHSGSAFFNTGDTEDSSADDGSADPDETDDEADGQATLAASSGSTDDGVDDDSSEPEPEPEPTEPDEDQSGLSDFM from the coding sequence ATGAGCGACTGGACCGAGACGTACCGGCCGACGACGCTGTCGGAGGTACGCGGGAACAACAAAGCCCGCGACAAACTCGAGGAGTGGGCACAAACCTGGGACGACCACGAGGATGCGGTGATCGTCCACGGTAGTCCCGGCGTGGGAAAGACCTCGGCGGCCCACGCGCTGGCCAACGACATGGGCTGGCCGGTAATGGAACTCAACGCCAGTGACGACCGGCAGGCGGACGTCATCGAGCGGGTTGCCGGCGAAGCCGCAAAAAGCGGCACGCTCACCGCGGGCGGCGCTGGTCGCCGGCTCGTGATTTTGGACGAGGCAGACAATTTCCACGGCAACGCAGACTACGGCGGCTCTCGAGAGGTCACGCGAGTCGTCAAGGACGCAAACCAGCCAATCGTCCTCGTCGCAAACGAGTTCTACGACATGAGCAAGTCGCTGCGTAATAACTGCGAGACAATCGAGTTCCGAGACGTCTCCAAGCGCTCGATTGTCCCCGTGTTGCGGGATATCTGTCGCCGCGAGGGGATCGAGTACGAGGACGCCGCCCTCGAGAAAATTGCGGACGCGACGAGTGGCGACCTGCGCTCGGCAGTCAACGATCTGCAGGCGGTCGCCGACGACGCCGAGCGCCTGACCGTAGAGGACGTCGTCACGGGCGACCGGGATACGACGGAAGGGATCTTCGAGTTTCTCGATACGGTGATCAAAAACGAGGATGCACAGGGCGCACTCCATGCCTCCTACGACGTCGACGAGAACCCCGACGAGATGTTGAACTGGATCGAAGACAACGTCCCGAAGGATTACCACGGCGCAGAACTGGCCGACGCCTATGGATACCTCGCGAACGCTGACCGTTGGCTCGGTCGCGTGCGCTCGAGTCAGAACTACTCGTACTGGCGGTACGCGACGGACAACATGACCGCCGGTGTCGCGGCCTCGCGTCGCGAACCGAAAGGCGGGTGGACGCGCTACGGTCCGCCGAGTTACTGGTCGAAACTCGGCCGCAGCAAGGGGACTCGGAACACGCGCGATGGGATCGCCGAACGCATCGCCGAACGAGAAGGGACGAGCGTGGCGACGGCTCGCCGCGAGATTCTGCCCTACCTGTCGGCGATGACTCACCACTGCAAGAATCGCGAGCTCACCCTGCAGATGGCCGCCACCTACGACTTAGACGAGTCGGAGGTCTCGTTTATCACCGGCAGCGGCAAAGACACGAACAAAGTCCAATCAATCGTCGCGGACGCCGAGGAGAAACAGGCCGAACTCGCCGTCGAACACTCCGGCTCTGCGTTCTTCAATACCGGCGACACCGAGGACTCGAGCGCGGACGACGGGTCTGCCGACCCCGACGAAACCGATGACGAGGCCGACGGGCAGGCGACGCTTGCAGCCTCGAGTGGGTCAACGGACGACGGAGTCGACGACGACTCGAGTGAGCCAGAACCGGAGCCGGAACCGACTGAACCGGACGAGGATCAGTCGGGCCTGAGCGACTTCATGTAG
- the nirK gene encoding copper-containing nitrite reductase, with translation MTHSATIDRRRMLQVLGATGAAAIAGCIATENTAPDEGNGSSADEIDDGLPAAESVDVDSVLADPTDIPAPVDWDEPREHDITIECTEHIAEIEPGVTFHFMTFEGQVPGPMVRVREGDTVNLTFRVPEESNMYAHNIDFHAVYGPGGGAEHTTLRPGDEEATISARMDYAGSHIYHCAVPNMDHHISAGMFGAILVEPKDGLPEVDRELYLGQHELYTDGDTGEEGHHSYDFDAGAAEDPTYVLFNGEAYGLTEDGTHGPMHAEVGETVRLHFANGGPNLLSSVHPIGNVFSRLYRDGDLLSDPARNVETTPVAPGTVTMAEMEMKVPGPVKIVDHALSRAGRKGALAVIDVDGEANPDIYNPDA, from the coding sequence ATGACTCACTCAGCCACCATTGACCGACGGCGCATGCTACAGGTACTCGGCGCAACGGGCGCCGCTGCGATTGCAGGCTGTATAGCGACTGAGAACACCGCTCCCGACGAGGGTAACGGATCGTCCGCTGACGAGATCGACGACGGACTCCCTGCCGCCGAATCGGTCGACGTCGACAGTGTCCTTGCCGACCCCACTGACATCCCGGCCCCAGTCGATTGGGACGAGCCACGCGAGCACGACATCACCATCGAGTGTACGGAACACATCGCCGAAATCGAGCCAGGTGTCACCTTCCACTTCATGACGTTCGAGGGGCAGGTTCCCGGTCCGATGGTTCGCGTCCGCGAAGGTGACACGGTCAACCTCACGTTCCGCGTCCCTGAGGAATCGAACATGTACGCACATAACATCGACTTCCACGCGGTATACGGCCCTGGTGGTGGCGCCGAACACACCACGCTCCGCCCCGGCGACGAGGAAGCGACCATCAGCGCCAGGATGGACTACGCAGGTTCCCACATCTACCACTGTGCCGTTCCCAACATGGATCACCACATCAGTGCGGGAATGTTCGGAGCCATCCTCGTCGAACCCAAAGACGGACTCCCCGAGGTCGACCGCGAACTCTACCTCGGCCAGCACGAACTCTACACCGACGGCGACACCGGCGAAGAAGGCCACCACTCGTACGATTTCGACGCTGGTGCCGCCGAGGACCCGACGTACGTCCTCTTCAACGGGGAAGCGTACGGCCTCACCGAAGACGGCACGCACGGACCAATGCACGCCGAAGTCGGCGAAACGGTTCGCCTTCACTTCGCCAACGGAGGCCCCAACCTCCTCAGTTCCGTCCACCCCATCGGGAACGTCTTCAGTCGTCTCTACCGCGATGGCGACCTCCTGAGCGATCCCGCACGGAACGTCGAAACGACGCCCGTCGCACCCGGGACAGTTACCATGGCTGAAATGGAGATGAAAGTCCCCGGTCCCGTGAAAATCGTCGATCACGCGCTCTCACGAGCCGGACGGAAAGGCGCTCTCGCCGTCATCGACGTCGACGGCGAAGCAAACCCCGACATCTACAACCCCGATGCCTGA
- a CDS encoding saccharopine dehydrogenase family protein, translated as MHEITFAVLGTGGIGRRALEVSQHKAALTPVAACDRHGVALDADGLAVEELLAATEGNIDSGLDDVATDGGDTATSGGSGVKQHGTQRGVVASEQAVATDEPIQAIIDAGAEIDAVLLALPNYEHDFIPRTADRFIEAGYSGVLIDVLKRSRVIGMLEDRRDALEDAGITFICGAGATPGFLTGAAALAAHSFVEVESVDIWWGVGLKSGYEDNRGTVREDIAHLPGYDIETARDLADADIEAIIDDHDGVLEFEDMEHADDVLLERAGICDAADVTVGGILDVRSDEKPTTTTVSVTGRTFDGERATNTFELGDETSMEANVNGPALGYLKAGVRRNRNGEYGVFGPAELLPRF; from the coding sequence ATGCACGAAATTACATTTGCCGTACTCGGAACCGGTGGTATCGGACGACGAGCACTCGAGGTCAGCCAGCACAAGGCGGCGTTGACGCCGGTCGCGGCGTGTGACCGCCACGGCGTCGCACTCGACGCTGACGGACTGGCGGTCGAGGAACTGCTGGCGGCGACGGAGGGGAATATCGATAGTGGCCTCGATGACGTGGCCACGGATGGCGGTGACACGGCCACGAGCGGCGGTTCTGGTGTCAAGCAGCACGGCACCCAGCGCGGCGTCGTCGCCTCCGAGCAGGCGGTCGCAACCGACGAGCCGATTCAGGCGATCATCGATGCGGGCGCAGAGATTGATGCCGTGTTGCTTGCCCTGCCGAACTACGAACACGACTTCATCCCGCGAACGGCAGATCGCTTCATCGAGGCCGGCTACTCGGGCGTCCTGATCGACGTGCTCAAACGCTCGCGCGTGATCGGCATGCTCGAGGACCGACGCGACGCACTCGAGGATGCCGGAATCACGTTCATCTGCGGGGCGGGCGCGACGCCGGGCTTTCTCACCGGCGCGGCCGCGCTCGCCGCCCACTCGTTCGTCGAGGTCGAGTCCGTCGACATCTGGTGGGGCGTCGGCCTGAAGTCGGGCTACGAGGATAACCGGGGGACCGTCCGCGAGGACATTGCACACCTGCCAGGATACGACATCGAGACCGCGCGCGACCTCGCCGACGCCGACATCGAGGCGATCATCGACGACCACGACGGCGTCCTCGAGTTCGAGGACATGGAACACGCAGACGATGTGCTCCTCGAGCGCGCGGGGATCTGTGACGCTGCTGATGTGACCGTCGGCGGCATCCTCGACGTTCGCAGCGACGAAAAACCGACGACGACTACGGTGTCGGTGACCGGTCGGACGTTCGACGGCGAGCGGGCGACGAACACGTTCGAGTTGGGCGATGAGACGAGCATGGAGGCGAACGTCAACGGCCCCGCACTGGGCTACCTCAAAGCCGGTGTGCGGCGGAATCGAAACGGCGAATACGGCGTCTTCGGCCCGGCGGAGTTGCTTCCTCGGTTCTGA
- a CDS encoding helix-turn-helix domain-containing protein: protein MAQSMAELLQQDMECEGLLECIHGLKQLDKDCFRVMVESEEPLTIDEVAERVDRERSTAYRSIQRLLQSGFIQKEQINYDQGGYYHVYYPTDPNQIANQMQRTLNDWYAKMGQLIQEFEDKYDHVEESPAAVES, encoded by the coding sequence ATGGCACAATCGATGGCAGAACTGCTCCAGCAGGACATGGAGTGTGAAGGACTGTTGGAGTGTATCCACGGACTCAAGCAACTCGATAAAGACTGCTTCCGCGTGATGGTCGAGAGTGAGGAGCCACTCACGATTGACGAAGTCGCCGAGCGCGTCGACCGCGAGCGCTCGACGGCCTATCGGTCGATCCAGCGGCTACTCCAGAGTGGCTTCATCCAGAAAGAACAGATCAACTACGATCAGGGCGGGTACTACCACGTCTACTATCCGACCGACCCGAACCAGATCGCAAATCAGATGCAGCGAACGCTCAACGATTGGTACGCGAAGATGGGACAGCTCATCCAAGAGTTCGAAGACAAGTACGACCACGTCGAGGAGTCGCCGGCCGCTGTCGAAAGTTAA
- a CDS encoding DsrE/DsrF/DrsH-like family protein: MSTDTPADDTDAHSAGSDEVDPAELQALRERVDELEASLADAGEDDDGKKMTIVATQGTFDMAYPPLILASTAAAFDWEVIVFHTFWGLDILHEEKSTNLKLSAVGNPNMPMPNLLAALPGMDRMATRMMAKKIDENGTPTIEDLIDLSLEQGVELQACQMTVELMDYDEDDFYDGVTTGVGAATALQHMAESDVQLLI, encoded by the coding sequence ATGAGTACAGATACGCCAGCCGACGACACGGACGCACACTCGGCCGGGAGCGACGAGGTTGATCCGGCCGAACTGCAGGCGCTGCGCGAGCGCGTCGACGAACTCGAGGCGTCACTCGCAGACGCCGGGGAGGATGACGACGGGAAGAAGATGACCATCGTCGCCACGCAGGGGACGTTCGATATGGCGTACCCGCCGTTGATCCTCGCGAGTACCGCGGCGGCGTTCGACTGGGAAGTCATCGTCTTCCATACGTTCTGGGGGCTGGACATCCTCCACGAGGAGAAATCGACAAACCTCAAACTGAGTGCTGTCGGCAACCCGAACATGCCGATGCCGAACCTCCTCGCGGCACTCCCTGGCATGGACCGGATGGCCACGCGCATGATGGCGAAGAAAATCGACGAGAACGGCACGCCAACCATTGAGGATCTAATCGACCTCTCGCTCGAGCAAGGCGTCGAACTCCAGGCCTGTCAGATGACCGTCGAACTGATGGACTACGATGAGGATGACTTCTACGACGGCGTCACCACGGGCGTCGGCGCGGCAACGGCACTCCAGCACATGGCCGAGTCGGACGTGCAACTCCTTATCTGA
- a CDS encoding glycosyltransferase family protein: MGHWLGGLAESVFREHRDELSTPQFTLIELLLVAYREERDTERVVTNAASLVEVRGDVETVVAASTYVEDHGFTPFDALRLVESNGETIISRDNTYEDVTSCLDLTSVLEE, from the coding sequence TTGGGCCACTGGCTCGGCGGCCTCGCCGAGTCGGTGTTCCGAGAGCACCGCGACGAGTTATCGACACCGCAGTTCACGCTCATCGAACTCCTGCTGGTCGCCTACCGCGAGGAACGTGATACCGAGCGCGTCGTCACAAACGCCGCCAGCCTCGTCGAGGTACGCGGTGACGTGGAAACAGTTGTTGCGGCGTCGACGTACGTGGAAGACCACGGGTTCACACCGTTCGACGCACTGCGCCTCGTTGAATCGAACGGAGAGACTATCATCTCGAGAGATAACACATACGAGGACGTTACGTCCTGTCTCGACCTGACATCGGTCCTCGAAGAGTAG
- a CDS encoding sulfurtransferase TusA family protein produces the protein MSADYDITETLDVKGQSCPMPIVKAKQAIDDLESGDVLEVVATDSGSMSDIRGWAEGTDGVDLLEQVESDDLYTHYVTKTD, from the coding sequence ATGAGTGCAGACTACGATATCACGGAGACGCTCGACGTTAAAGGACAGTCTTGCCCGATGCCAATCGTCAAGGCGAAACAGGCCATCGACGACCTCGAGAGTGGTGACGTCCTCGAGGTTGTGGCGACGGACTCGGGGAGCATGAGCGACATTCGAGGATGGGCCGAGGGGACCGACGGCGTCGACCTGCTCGAGCAGGTCGAATCCGACGACCTGTACACCCACTACGTGACGAAGACGGACTAA